CCTCGGTGAGCATGAACCTGAACTGGAGGAGTGGCCCCGGGCTGTGCCCGGGCTGCACGTACGTGGGCCCTCCGGGCGCGCTGCCGGTGGGCTCGGTGTCGATCCAGATTCCCTCGTCCAGCACCTCGGGATTGACGAAGATGAACATCACCACCCCCTCGGGGGCGCGGTGGGTCCTCCCCTGGGTGAACGTGTCGAAGCTCACCCAGTGACGCGGGCGCGGTAGCCGCGCTGAGCCGGGGAATTGCACCGGCGGCTCAACGGTGGGGCGCGACGAGCGCGGTGAGGAGCGTCTGGGCGAGCCAGGTCTCGTACTCCTCGGGGGTGAAGCCGCCTTCGAGCACGAGGAGCCGGTAGACGTCACGGCTCGTGTACATCCACAAGAGGCGGCGGGCCTTCTCGAGGGAGAGGCCTTCACGTGCCTTTCCCGCCTCGAAGAGGCGAAGGACGCGCGCTTCCTGGAGCGCGAATCGCTTCTCCTCGAGCGTGGCTTCGAGACGCCGAAGCGCGGGGGAGAAGCTGGAGGCACCCCGAAGCAGTCCGAGCTCGGCGGCCTCGCCCTCGTAGATGCTTCGCGCCACGGACGCTGTCATTCGAATTCGCGCCACGGGATCCGCTTCCGCGTCGAGTCGCGCGCTGGCGGCCTTGTAGCCCTGCCCGAAGAGTGCCTCCTGGGTCAGGGCCTTCAGGATTCCTTCCTTCGATTTGAACAGCGCGTAGACCGACGAGCCCGAGACGCCCGCGCGCTCGGCTATCTGCGCGATGGTCACCGCATCGATTCCGCGGCGCGCGAAGAGCGTCTTGGCCGCGTCGAGGACGCGAGACCGGGTGGCGGCCGCGGCATCGTCCCGTTTGGGCGACGCGTAGGCGCGTTTGCGTCGGATTGCCATATTCGATGGAGTAGACTACATCGAATTCTATATGACCACACGATTCGCTCGAGTCGCCATCGGAGCAGCCTGCGTCGCGCTTCTTGCCCTTCTCCTGCTGCACGTGCTGCGACCGGAGCTCGCCCCGGCGTCCCACATGATTAGCGAGTACGCGATCGGGCCTTACGGTGTCGTGATGGGTGTTTCGTTCGGGGCCTTTGCGCTGGGCAGCCTGGCGCTGCTCATGGCGCTCGTGGGCTCGGCGCGCGGTTGGCTTGGCCGGCTGGGACTCGCCTGTCTCTTCCTGACGGCCGTTGGCCTCGCGTTGGGGGGAGCCTTCCCCATGGACCCGACGACGGCGGATCAGTCCAGGATGTCCTTCTCCGGAAAGATGCATGGCGTGGGGTTCATGGTCGGCGTGCCGGGTGAGTTGCTGGCCGTGCTTTTCATCTCGCTTGCGCTGCGGCGAGAAGCACCCTGGTCCGGGGCGCGACTGCTTCCGTGGGCCGCTGCCGTCTGGTTGAGCGTCGTGATCATGGTTCCCCTGCTCATGCGCATGAGCTACTTCGGGATTCCCAACCGGACGTTCATGGTGGCGTACGGCATCTGGGTGATTCTCGCCGCGCGGCCGCTGACCCGAGCGCCCCAGGTGAAGGACCGCTCGGTGAGTGCTGAAGGCCGCTAGTTCCGGGTGAACGTCACCGTCGCGCGGCGTCACGTGGCCGTGCAGGGCGGGGCGCGCCTCGCTTTCCACCCGGCTCCACCGGCTCCACGAACGCTTCATGTTCGTCCTGGGAAAGGAGCCCTCCCGGTTCTCACATTCCGCGAATGAGAGGATTCACGGGTAATAAAGAATTTCATGTTCATCATGCTTAACTGGTTGTGTTATGGATGACGCGTCCGGTTCCATTGCCGCGGCCGCCCGCCCCAGGAGTCCCCATGACGACCCCCATTGGCTCGCAGTCCCCTCGTCCGGTCCAGACGCTCAAGCCCCAGACACCGGCCCAGGCCAACACGGCCACCAAGCCGCAGGCCCTGAACCCGTCCAAGCCACTGCCGCAGCCCGCCGACGTCTTCACACCGGCCGGGAGCAGCCAGGCCCCCGCGGGCAGCCAGGCCCCCGCGGGCAGCCAGGCCCCCGCGGGCAACAAGCCCTCCTCCGTCATCCACTCGCTCAAGAACAAGCTCAACGGGGTACTCAACAGCAGCGGAGGCAAGGGGACCATCGGAGGCGGGGGGGAATCGCCGCGGGGCTCGGGATTGCCTCGGGCATCAAGGGAATCAGTGACATCAGCAAGTCCGGGGAGAAGGACAAGCTGGGCCTCGCCTCGGGCGTGCTGAGCCTCGGCTCGGGCGTGCTGGGCCTCGTGGGCCTGGGAGCCTCGGTGATCCAGGGGAAACAGGCGGCCAAGGCGGGCAATGCGGCCGCCACGGCGGGAAAGGTGGCCGGCAGCGCGGGCGCGATCGCGGGCAAGAGCGCGGGCCGCTTCATTCCGGGCGTCAACATCGGCATCGCGGCCCTGGACATCTCCAACGCCGGCGTGACGCTGGCCAACAAGAACGCGAGCGCCTCGGCCAAGGTGACCTCCGTCATCACCGCCGTGGGCTCCTCCGCCGCCGCCACCAACATCCCCGTCATCTCCCAGTTGGGCGCGGGCGTCTCCGCCCTCTCGTCGATCATCGGCGCCGGCCTCGGCTTCGCGAACAAGTAGAGACCCCCCGCATGTCCTCTCCCAAGAACGAGCCGCTCCCGCCCCCGGCCAGGAAGCACCTCATGGCTCCGCTGTACGCCCCGCCCGCGAGGAAGGCCGCGCAGGGGCGGGCCGTGACCCTACCCCGGGTGGAGGCTCCCTCCCTCGAGGGGCTGTCCGCGACCCTGCCCGCTCCAGCGGATCTCACGCTCGAGCAGGTCCAGGAGCGCTTCTCCGAGCTGGCTCGGCCCTTCGCCACGGAGCGGGCGCGCTCGTTGGGCGAGCGGCTGCAGTGGGGGGACGAGGTGCTGCTCAACCTCGTGGGTTACACCGCTGGCGGGAAGATCCTCCCCTTCAGCGTGAAGACGGAACTGTGGAGGGTGCTCAAGCCCGAGCCCCTGCTGCCGGGACTGTATGAGTCGCTCGTGGGGCAGGTGCCCGGTGAGGGACTCGTGGTGGAGGTGCGGCTGCCCGACACCTATCCCGTCGAGTCGCTGCGCGGCGAGCTCGCGCGCTTCCTCGTGCACATCCAGGCGGCGCGCGAGGTGAAATACCCGACCCTGCAAGATCCCGGGTTCCTCCAGGCCTTTGGCCGAGGCAAGACGGCCGAGGAGGCCACCCGGAGCGTGATGGAGCAGATGATGCGCGAGCAGCGGGAGCAGGCGCTGCTCCAGGCGCAGCGTCAGGTGCTCGACGAGGTGGCGCGGCGCACGCAGGTGCGGATCGACGCCGGGCTCATCGACGAGGAGATCCGCCGCCGCTGGGGAGCGACCGAGGGCCCATCCATGATGGCGCTGGAGCTCTCCGACGCGGAGCAGGAGCAGGCGCTGGAGGGATGGCTGAGGGATGAAGCCACGAGAGCGGAGGTGGAGCAGCGGCTGCGCATCGCCCTGGCGCTGGACGCCATCCGCGAGCGGGACGGGCTCTCCCTCACACCGGAGCGGGTGCTCCAGCTCGTGCGGCGGGAGGCCGAGGCCGCGGGCCTGAGCGTGCAGGAAGTGAGCGACTCCCTGCGCAACGAGCCCGAGAATCAGGCGCGCATCGAGCAGGTGGCCATGCACCTCATGGCCGTGGAGCATGTCATGAGCAAGGCAACGCTCCACCAGGGCCCGTGAGCAGGCATCCCCTTCGAGTTCGAGGGGGAGCTGTTCACACGTTCACGGGGACACCCTCCCGGAGACGCTGGAAAGCCTATCTCCCTCTGGAGCTCCGGGCCCCGAACCGCGTCGACGAGGCCCGCCGACCACGGCGCACCGCCGACCTTGCGCCGCATCTCGATGTATTCGATTGGGTTGGTGACCCGGGTGAGGGGAACGCGTCCATCGCGAGCCAGCGAGTCGATTGCGTGGCTCGTGCTCCATTGACACGTCAAGAGGCACCCCTGACCCGTCAAGACGCCTCATGGACACTGACTCCGGGCCGCCAGCGAGGCCTGTCGGCTTTCGTTGGAGACCCCCGGCACCGCCAGGGGTCTCCACCTCACGGGCTCAGCAGGTCTGCCCGCAGGGGCAGGACGTGAGCAGGACGCCCGCGGGAATCGAGATGAGGCCAGGGACGAAGAACTGCACGTCCCACGTGACCGTCTCGTTGGCGGTCAGCTGCTTGGAGGCGATGGTCGTCGTCACGGGGCCCACCGGGCACTTGGTGAACAGGCGCGTGATGGGCTGCACCACCCCGTTCTGGGTGATCTTGGCGGCCCCATCGTAGTGGCGCGTCAGGGCGGTGGTCGCCGCCGAGCAGAGGTTGGAGCCCGGGTAGCTGGTCAGCAGCAGCTTCGCCTCCACGCACTGGCCCGTGCTGTTCGTCACCGGGTAGCGCAGCTTGTACTCGGCGCCGTAGTTGGCCGTCGAGTTCGGGTCGCTGTCACGCCCCTCCGTCTGCCCGGAGGTGTTGGTGGAGTAGTAACCGAGCGCCGACGCGCGCTGGGCATTGCTCGAGGGCGAGATGTCGGAGGTGGACGGCTCGCACCGCGACACGCCCGTCGAGTCGATGTACTCGCGGTTGGTGGGCGCCGCCAGCAGCTTCCAACCCCGCACCGAGTTGGCCACCGTCAGCGTCTGCGTGGCGAACGAGGCGTTCCAGCGCTCGTACTTGTAGGTGCCCGCGGGCCGGCCCCAGCCGATGCTGTTTGCATCCGTGCACGGCGCGCCGCCCACGGTGGAGGACGTCGTCGGGATGTTGCCCCAGGCATAGGCCCGCTTGCCCAGGGAGTACGCCAGCGCCAGCGAGGCGTTGGTGGCGGACGCGGCCACCACCCGCACCTTCATGCACGTGTTGTTGGTGGAGCGCACCTTGATGCGCGCATCCACCGACGTCCCCGCGTTGGCCGCCAGGTTCACCAGGCCGTACTCGCTGGTGATGGTCTGGCCGGAGAGGTTGATGAAGCGCGAGCCATACGCCGTGCCCACGCCGGCGGGATGCGAGCCCAGCACGTTCGCCAGGGACACGAAGTACGAGGGGCTGTTGCCCGGATCCAGCGCGCCGGTGTCCAGCTGGGTGATGGCCGAGCCGTAGGCGTTGAACGTCACCGTCGTGCCCGGCACCGCGGGCTCCACGAAGACGTAGTAGCGGGCGCTCGCGCCCAGCTGGTTGAGGTGGTGCATGTAGAAGGCGAACTCCTTCAGGCCTCCCGACGGGCACCCCACGGGGTCCAGGTTGACGCTGCTCAGCACGCGCCGCACCGTGTTCGCATCGGCCGGCGACATCTGATCCATCGCCAGCAGCAGGCCCTCACGGCTCACGCTCTCCGGATTGTTGCTGACGACGATGGGCGCGCCCTCCATCGTCCCCGCCATGGCACCCAGGCTCCCATACGTGGGAATCGTCAGCGCGCTCTCCACCTGCGCCGGAGTCTCCGCCTGCGTCACGTCGCCCTCCACCGCACCGCCACACGCGGTGGCCAGCAGGGCCCCCGCCAACATCCAGCCGTACTTCATCTTCACGATGTCACCCCTTGGGGGAAAACGAGGAAAGGGGTGTACAGGCCGACCGTCAGCGCAGCGTCAGCGCCTCGGGGCCAAGACCCATCCGAGAGGGAGCGACACCCAGAAGTGACAAAGGCTGTCTCACCTGGCGTAGGCGCGCTCGAGGATCCGCTCGGCCTCGAGGCCACTCGCCTTCGCCGCCTCCACGTCGAGCCCCTCGCCGTGCCCCTGACCCCGCCCCTCGAAGGAGACCTCCCTGTCTCCGAAGTGGGCGGTGCGTGGGCAGGCGGGGAGCTTCAGCGCGGAACGCAAGAGCTCGCACGGCTGGGATTCAGCGACGTCGAAGACCGCGCCTCCCTCCCGCTTCGTGCGCAGGTAGTGCACGCGTCCGTCCGCGAAGCGCACCCCCGTCACGCCCTGGCCCAGGAGAGACTCCACCTGTCCGCGCGGACGTGTCTCACTCCACGGCGCCTGGCCTCCTTGTGAGAACGGCAGCCACTCGCGCCAGCGGAGAGGCGGTGCCGCGAGCGCGCGCTCCTCCTCGGGCTGCACGCGCACGGTCCCGAGGAATGTCTGGCAATGCGTCGTGTCGCAGACCGGCCGGCCCGGGTGGCGGCTCTGGGCGTGCCGCTCGTTGTGCGCCACCACGCGCGCCAGCGCCACCCTCGCCTCGCCCTTCAACGACGCGTCCTCCGCCGCCACCACTCCCGCCGTGTATTGCAGCCGGGTGGTGCGGAAGAGGAAGTCCGAGCCCCTCCGCGCCTGGAGGGCATTGGGGC
The sequence above is drawn from the Archangium gephyra genome and encodes:
- a CDS encoding DUF998 domain-containing protein — encoded protein: MTTRFARVAIGAACVALLALLLLHVLRPELAPASHMISEYAIGPYGVVMGVSFGAFALGSLALLMALVGSARGWLGRLGLACLFLTAVGLALGGAFPMDPTTADQSRMSFSGKMHGVGFMVGVPGELLAVLFISLALRREAPWSGARLLPWAAAVWLSVVIMVPLLMRMSYFGIPNRTFMVAYGIWVILAARPLTRAPQVKDRSVSAEGR
- a CDS encoding TetR/AcrR family transcriptional regulator, encoding MAIRRKRAYASPKRDDAAAATRSRVLDAAKTLFARRGIDAVTIAQIAERAGVSGSSVYALFKSKEGILKALTQEALFGQGYKAASARLDAEADPVARIRMTASVARSIYEGEAAELGLLRGASSFSPALRRLEATLEEKRFALQEARVLRLFEAGKAREGLSLEKARRLLWMYTSRDVYRLLVLEGGFTPEEYETWLAQTLLTALVAPHR